One window of the Kwoniella dejecticola CBS 10117 chromosome 3, complete sequence genome contains the following:
- a CDS encoding high osmolarity signaling protein SHO1 codes for MFDHGFDPGYVFRHPVFLVTFIIAIPSWIIAFASQAAAEAKYSSGDGRTPVVNTLWFGIWIQLAVIIHLL; via the exons ATGTTCGACCATGGCTTCGACCCCGGATACGTTTTCCGTCATCCCGTCTTCTTGGTGACATTCATCATTGCTATCCCCTCTTGGATCATCGCTTTTGCAAGTCAAGCCGCTGCCGAGGCCAAGTACT ccTCCGGTGACGGCAGAACGCCTGTCGTCAATACGCTTTGGTTCGGTATATGGATACAACT GGCCGTAATAATACATCTATTGTAG
- a CDS encoding serine/threonine-protein phosphatase 2A activator 2, with protein MTTSVHPPEQPVASTSYIPPTKYVLSKAHLGAFQRSKTHQEIFDFIEDLNEAVVGKKLTEAGEGSERTKPILGILDSVLEIAKATPPVDNKLSRFGNPAFKDFYDKIGEASSELHSRINGLPSVAIPEIEVYFKESWGNKQRVDYGSGMEFNFLCWLLCLTKLGVLTKDDYEFLVLGVFWRYIEVMRYLQSTYWLEPAGSHGVWGLDDYHFLPFLWGAGQLKDHKHLRPKAIHDPEILDAFNKDYMYLSCISFINSIKTASLRWHSPMLDDISAVKTWAKVNEGMKKMYKAEVLGKLPVMQHALFGSILPFPTPEEDSELQKALEEEGAGEVGQVDEHGHIHVKGEPGWTMDCCGIPVPSAFAAAQDGATPHGGTAPFTARSGIKPIPFD; from the exons ATGACGACATCTGTGCATCCGCCCGAGCAGCCCGTTGCTTCAACCTCATATATACCTCCGACCAAATACGTACTCTCGAAAGCTCATTTAGGCGCTTTTCAACGCTCAAAAACGCATCAAGAAATTttcgacttcatcgaagATCTAAATGAGGCTGTAGTAGGTAAGAAGCTGACTGAGGCTGGTGAGGGTTCTGAG CGAACAAAACCTATATTGGGTATACTGGATTCTGTACTCGAAATAGCTAAGGCTACACCTCCTGTCGATAACAAGTTGTCGAGGTTTGGGAATCCTGCTTTCAAGGATTTCTATGACAAGATAGGAGAG GCTTCAAGTGAATTACATTCGCGCATAAATGGATTACCGTCAGTAGCGATTCCCGAGATAGAGGTGTATTTCAAGGAGTCATGGGGTAATAAGCAGAGAGTGGATTATGGTAGTGGGATGGAATTCAACTTTTTGTGTTGGCT GCTATGTCTTACGAAGCTGGGTGTACTCACCAAAGACGACTACGAATTCCTTGTTCTCGGTGTattctggag GTATATCGAAGTGATGAGATACCTCCAATCGACATACTGGCTTGAACCGGCTGGATCACACGGTGTGTGGGGTCTGGATGATTACCATTTCTTACCTTTCTTATGGGGAGCAGGTCAACTCAAAG ATCATAAACACCTTCGACCCAAAGCCATCCACGACCCTGAGATACTTGACGCTTTCAATAAGGATTACATGTATCTGTCCTGTATatcattcatcaattccATCAAGACCGCTTCGCTGCGATGGCATTCCCCAATGCTGGACGACATCTCCGCCGTGAAAACCTGGGCGAAAGTGAACGAGGGTATGAAGAAAATGTATAAAGCCGAAGTACTGGGTAAATTGCCGGTGATGCAACATGCCTTGTTCGGATCAATATTACCCTTCCCGACACCAGAAGAAGACTCCGAGTTGCAGAAGGCcttggaagaggaaggagcggGAGAAGTGGGGCAAGTGGATGAACATGGTCATATACATGTCAAAGGGGAGCCTGGCTGGACAATGGATTGCTGTGGGATCCCCG TGCCCTCCGCTTTCGCCGCTGCACAAGATGGCGCGACACCTCATGGTGGCACAGCCCCATTCACAGCTCGATCTGGCATCAAGCCTATTCCTTTTGACTAa
- a CDS encoding mitochondrial 37S ribosomal protein mS45 — translation MPFTTSVAGPSRLPFQAATKTCRRSVSRRHASSAAGEPRPPPRKVSSNIFFADWIKSEGSQYRDVPRGQKAKWLGDKVPYASNPTFRPPPPLSDYMQNQVYTELRRGRKVAELAEKFNISKARVEAIRKLKEVEDEFNRRSIPLQTAFQKGMEPLLGVQIPINPSTKEHDAARARHIDQAHDSHPSTSAERLEEQRWDSGVGQEGAFGAKTRENASEGVERTAWEFRDEEQNLEDTRVLAQKEEELKQDPAHHGVVHEVLKREVMTATLFPTPVTEQAALKKEKDASKANELKVKKDQVEGVTVGGIHFVDTSFTNTFGSDNRGAKLREKRHRRKESKKA, via the exons ATGCCATTCACCACTTCGGTAGCTGGTCCTTCTCGGCTCCCTTTCCAAGCAGCTACCAAGACATGTCGACGATCTGTCTCTCGAAGGCATGCCTCCTCGGCTGCTGGAGAACCCAGACCACCCCCTAGGAAGGTCTCCAGTAATATTTTCTTCGCCGATTGGATCAAATCCGAAGGCTCGCAATATCGCGATGTCCCAAGGGGTCAGAAAGCCAAATGGTTGGGAGACAAAGta CCATATGCCAGTAATCCAACTTTTCGcccaccaccacctctcTCCGATTATATGCAAAATCAAGTATATACGGAACTCCGACGAGGACGCAAAGTCGCTGAGCTAGCTGAAAAGTTCAACATCAGTAAAGCTCGGGTCGAAGCTATCCGAAAGCTgaaggaagtcgaagacgaATTCAATCGAAGA TCTATCCCGTTGCAAACGGCTTTCCAGAAGGGTATGGAACCTTTGCTGGGCGTCCAGATTCCCATCAACCCCTCTACCAAAGAGCACGATGCTGCCCGAGCTCGACATATCGACCAAGCCCACGACTCGCACCCGAGCACTAGTGCTGAACGATTGGAAGAACAGCGATGGGATTCTGGTGTaggtcaagaaggagcatTCGGCGCTAAGACTCGAGAGAACGCTTCCGAGGGGGTTGAACGAACCGCTTGGGAGTTCAGGGATGAAGAACAGAACTTGGAGGACACTCGTGTGCTTGCacagaaagaagaagagctgaagCAGGATCCCGCTCATCACGGTGTTGTTCATGAGGTCCTCAAGAGAGAAGTCATGACTGCTACCTTATTCCCAACTCCTGTGACTGAGCAAGCTGCactcaagaaggagaaggatgcCAGCAAGGCTAACGAGttgaaagtcaagaaggatcaggTGGAAGGAGTAACGGTCGGTGGTATACACTTTGTAGATACTTCTTTCACCAATACTTTCGGCTCGGACAATCGAGGTGCCaagttgagggagaagaggcacagaaggaaagaaagtaAGAAGGCATAA